ATTTCTTGTTAATAATCCTGCAACAAACTTAGGCATTCCGAATTCAACAATTTTTTGTTTTACTCTTTCTTTCATTTCATCAACAGTTAGGTCTGGCTGGGTAAATTCACCGTTGATGTAGCAGTGGCTGCAATATTTTAGACTTTTTGAACCATCTTTTTCAGTTCCGCCGCCAAGTTCGTCTTTTGCTAATGGCATTCCGCAGCTTTGGCAATTTTTATAGGTTTTCATTATAAAACCACTCCTTTTACTTATTTTCAAAATCAAATACGTCAACGATTTTATCTGCTTTTATCCGGTTTTGGCAGAGTCTAAATAGTTGGTCGAAGAATTCCTTCACTTCGAAAGTAGAGGCAGGAACTTTTATTTGTAGGGTTGTTGAGCCAAACATTTGCCTAAAATAGGCTTTTCGTTGAATGTTTTTCCCATCACGTTTTAAAGGATTGTACTTCCATACGATATGGGGGCTTCCATCTACTTTTTCAATTACTCTCAACTCCGCAGCTGTGGTTGATTTA
This Neobacillus sp. YX16 DNA region includes the following protein-coding sequences:
- a CDS encoding zinc ribbon domain-containing protein, with amino-acid sequence MKTYKNCQSCGMPLAKDELGGGTEKDGSKSLKYCSHCYINGEFTQPDLTVDEMKERVKQKIVEFGMPKFVAGLLTRNTDKLERWAKN